CGAACAATTCCGAACGGCAGTAGTAGCAGCGCGTGCCGTCATTCCTTAAATAGTCTTCATTTGCGAACTCGTCCGTGAAAAGCACTTCAAAATTCCAGCCGCGGCCTCGCGCGAGTTCAGTGGCTTCGGCGACTTCCGAACGCGGCACACTTGGCGAATCGCCGAGCAGGATGCGCGCGCGCTGGCCAAGCGCTTCGTTCGCGACATCGGCGAGGTAGGCCGAATCGACGCCGCCGGAATATGCGACCGCGAGCGCGCCGTACTCCGCGAGCAGCGACTGAAGGGCGGATTCCTTCATCATGATCGATGGGTCAATCGCGCGTACGGCGTTCATGATTAGGCCGTCACACCAGCAGTGGCGCTGCCGACGGCGTAGTCGCCATGAATGTTCTCGATATAGACCATACGGAGTTCGTTCTCCAGTCGCTCATTGGAACGAACGGCGACACGAATATAATTCCCCGTATAGCCGACCCACGCGCCGTTTTCTTCGTGCTCGAACAGGACTTCAACATCGCGGCCGATGTGGTCCGCGTAGAAATCGTGGCGCTTTCCGGCGCTGATACGGCGGATGCGCGCACTGCGCAACGCTTTCGTTTGCGGAGCGACTTTGTTCGCCATGCGCGCGGCCGGGGTGCCGGAGCGTTCGCTGTAAGCGAAAACATGGGCATAGTCAATGGGGGCGGACTCAAGGAGTGACGCGGTCTCATCGAATTCCGCGTCACCTTCGCCCGGCATGCCGACCATGATGTCCGCGCCGATGCAAATCCCGGGAACGGACGTGTCCGCCGCGCGGATAAAATCAAGATATTCCTCGCGCGTATAACGCCGTTTCATGGCGGCAAGCACGGCGTTCGAGCCGGATTGCAGCGGAACGTGCAGATGCGCCACGAGCGCATGAGTTGGATCGTTCATGCGTTCCAACAACGCGGCGGGAATTGTCGTAGGCTCGATGGAACTGATGCGGATGCGCGCTAGACCCGGAATCTCGTTCAGCGCGTCCACGACGTCGACAATTGTGTTTTCATTAAAGACGTACGTACCTACGTTTACACCGGTGAGAACGAGTTCCTTCGCGCCGCGTTCGATGAGCTGGCGCGCCTCGGCCAACAGGTTGTTCCATTCGCGGCTGCGCGCACGTCCGCGCGCGAAGGGGATAATGCAAAAACTGCACATGAAGTCGCAGCCGTCCTGTATCTTCAGGTTCGCGCGCCGCGCAGTAGGCGACTCCCCAATGACTTCAATGGTGAAATCGTCGCGTTCGATACGATCGCGAATGATTAGGGGGATATCGTTCTTGCCGTGCGCGACGTATGCGAGCACATTCAGTTTTTCCTGATTGCCGACGATGAGATCGACGCCGTCG
The sequence above is a segment of the Candidatus Hydrogenedentota bacterium genome. Coding sequences within it:
- the mtaB gene encoding tRNA (N(6)-L-threonylcarbamoyladenosine(37)-C(2))-methylthiotransferase MtaB — protein: MIAVSRKRASVHTLGCRLNQSESAILTEQLSAAGYDIVPFGEPADLGIINTCTVTGEADSKSRQLVRSFIRTNPHAYTAVIGCYSQMGHQALSQIDGVDLIVGNQEKLNVLAYVAHGKNDIPLIIRDRIERDDFTIEVIGESPTARRANLKIQDGCDFMCSFCIIPFARGRARSREWNNLLAEARQLIERGAKELVLTGVNVGTYVFNENTIVDVVDALNEIPGLARIRISSIEPTTIPAALLERMNDPTHALVAHLHVPLQSGSNAVLAAMKRRYTREEYLDFIRAADTSVPGICIGADIMVGMPGEGDAEFDETASLLESAPIDYAHVFAYSERSGTPAARMANKVAPQTKALRSARIRRISAGKRHDFYADHIGRDVEVLFEHEENGAWVGYTGNYIRVAVRSNERLENELRMVYIENIHGDYAVGSATAGVTA